The window cctccctgtccatcaccaactcccggagtccacccaaacccacgtccattgtgtcggtgatgccatccaaccatctcatcctctgtcgtccccttctcctcctgcccccaatctttcccagcatgagccGCTTCCAAATATACAACACAGTATACTTAACTCTAGTTAGTACGCTCTACATTACATCGCCAGTACTTAGTTTATAACTTTTTCATAAGTTTTTGCGTCCGACCACCTTCACCTATTTTACCCACCCACTCCCCGCCTCTGGCAGCCACTgatctgttctttgtatctgtagCCATGTGtttgggatttgttttaggtTGCACATAAAGGAAGtcagacagtatttgtctttctctgtctgacttatttcactttagcataatGACCTCTAGGTCTACGCATGTTGTCACAACtggcagaatttctttctttttgtggctgaattagatagatagatgggcttcccttgtggctcagctggtaaagaatccacctgcaattctggagacctgggttcaatccctgggttgggaagatcccctggagaagggaaaggctacccatttcagtattctggcctggagaattccatgggctgtatagtccgtgggatcgcaaagagtcggactaggcaactttcactttcactttagatagATATAGATGTGTGTTTATAATATCACATGTATAAtacatagtaatatatatatcacatctatATCCATTTTAGGTATATGtgtaatatacatttatatatacacacacacagacataaaatacatacatgctgtgctgtgcttagttgctcagttgtgtctgactctttgtgaccccatggactgtagcccccaagtctcctctgcccatggaattctcctggcaagaatactggagtgggtagccagttcctttctccagtgggtcttcccaacccagggattgaacccaagtctcccagattgatggattctttaccttctgagctaccagggaagcccaagaatattggagtgggtagcctatcccttttccaggggatcttcccaacccaggaattgaaccgggatctcctgcattgcaggtggattctttaccagctgagctaccagggaagccccataatacatacatatgtatatgtatacacataggtatggggctccccaggtggctcagtgggtaaagaacctgcctgcactgcaggagaagcagaagactcaggttgAAGTCTCAATCCCTggactgagaagatcccctggaaagggcatggctaccatcccagtgttcttgcctggagaatctcatggacagaggagcctggtgggctacagtccacggtgtcgcaaagagtcagacatgactgaagtggctgagcacacacaggcatactgtgtatatgtacacacgtATGGatggatatgggcttccctggtggctcagtcagtaaagaatctgcctgaaatgaagGAAACcaccacctgtcaatgcaggagacacgggttcaatccctggatcaggatgataccctggagaaggaaatggtaacccactccagtattcttgcctgggaaatcccatggacagaggagcctgcctggctacagcctgtggggttgcaaagagtaggacacgacttagcgactaggCCACCACCACCTTGtatagatgtatgtgtgtgtatatgtgtgtatgtatatattacatcttcttcatccattcatccatcagtggatatGGGGTCTCTTTTACAAGGTCTCCACCTTCTTGCTCTAAACACTTCTGAACACCCCACCTTCTAATACCATCCCCTTGGAGGTTAGGCTTCAACATTCGAGTTTGGGGCATTCCCTCTATAGCACTCAGTTTCCCTATATCTCCATCCTTCCACCCCTCCCTCACAACCCTCCCAGGGTCGCGGCAGGACCCCAGGCTGCCCTGGCAGGGGAGCCCCGCCCTGGGACGCTCCTTCTTGCATGGGCCAAAGCTGGACGACAACGGGCAGCTGCAGATCCAACGTGATGGCATTTATAGGCTGCACATCCAGGTGACATTAGCCAACTGCTCCTCCTCCACGTGGACCGCCGAGCCCCAGAGAGCTACGCTGACGGTAGCCATCTGCTCCCCTGCCGCGCACAGCATCAGCCTGCTACGCCTCAGCTTCCACCGCGGAGGCTGCTGGGTCGCCTCCCAGCGCCTCACCTTCCTGGCTCGCGGGGACATTCTCTGCACCAACCTTACTCTGCCTCTGTTGCCTTCCAGAAACGCTGATGAGACTTTTTTTGGGATTCAGTGGGTGCACCCTTGACCCTGGCACTTCCTAGCCCAGGTTTTTAAATacactcttttttctctttctttcttttcttgctctctttttctttctctttccttttctttctttttctttatctttgtttctttctttccttgcttacttttctttcttttttcttttgctttgtttctttttctctttctacctttccttttccttctctttgtttctttttttttttttagcccccACTttatagcatgtgagatcttagttccccagccaaatATGGAATTCACACCCCTTGCATTTGAAGGGCAGAGTTTTAACCCCTAGACTGTCTTGAGAGTGCATTGTTAAAGCATAGGAATATAATTGATATTTCTATATTGATTTGGGGGCttgggagcttttttttttaatattaaattatatttttctaaaagctCTTCCTTTCCAAgtatgatactttttttttcccctcatacaACATGTGGGTCACTTCACACTTGTATCTTTAGGATAAGTTTCTAGAAGTGGAATGGCTGGGTCCAAGATGGTGTgtttataattttgatatttattaacAAATTGGCCTCCATAGGTGTTGAGTCAATTTAGATTTTTAGTCTACTGTGTGTGAGCGTGGCTGCTCTATGGGATATGAAAGAAagctttttctttgtcttatttctaGTAAAAGGGAAGCCTGACTGCCCTCCATACTTCAGTGTCACttaagtcatttatattttcttttctgtaaaagcaTGCGTAGacactccttttttaaaattgaggtgaaattcacataacataaaattagccCTCTTAAAGTGTACATTCACgtaactatattcaacatcttgtagcaaaacaaaatggagaagaatatgactCTCCAAACACCACAAGTTGTCATTTCTCTAGCCTGTGGTAAGTACATGAGAAGAACTTAACGAGGAAAAGAGTTAGCAGTGACTCATAAGTTAAGAAGAGAATGGAAGAGGGACTGAGAATAGAATCTCCTGATAGTGCAGAAATGAGCATAAACAGGAGGTAAATACTTTCAAAAGGTATTCTTATGTATTCTTAGGTACTTTTGTGATAAAAGAAGATAATAATAAGGCTAacattatcctgataccaaagccaaagACACTACAGGAAAAGAAAGTTATAGACCAATATACCTGACAAGTATAGATAccaaaatcctcagcaaaatattaacaaaccaaattcaacagtaCATTTGAAGGGTCATACACATGATCCAGTGGGATTTATTCTAGGGAAGCAAGGATGGTTCAACGTGTGCAaataatcaatgtaatacaccgcattaacagaatgaaagattaaaaaccatcTCAGCAGATGCAGGAAAATCATTTcccaaaactcaacattcattcatgataaaacacTCAACAGATCAGTAGAGGGAACTTACCTCAagataataaaggccatatatgataagtcctcggagaaggcaatggaaccccactccagtactcttgcctggaaaatcccatgggcagaggatcctggtaggctgtagtccatggtgtctcgaagagtcggacacgactgagcgacttcactttcacttttcactttcatgcattggagaaggaaatggcaacccactccagtgttcttgcctggagaatcccagggatggaggagcctggtgggctgccatctatgggattgcacagagttggacacgactgaagtgacttagcagtatgatAAGTCCACAGCTTACATCTTATTCAATGATGAAAACCTGAAAGCTCTTcctgtaaga is drawn from Bos mutus isolate GX-2022 chromosome 7, NWIPB_WYAK_1.1, whole genome shotgun sequence and contains these coding sequences:
- the CD70 gene encoding CD70 antigen; translation: MMAPEEAASCQVPRWPWASILRVTILVLLSTGTCYLVCNLCFSQQQQLDSTRWDLAELQLNHTGSRQDPRLPWQGSPALGRSFLHGPKLDDNGQLQIQRDGIYRLHIQVTLANCSSSTWTAEPQRATLTVAICSPAAHSISLLRLSFHRGGCWVASQRLTFLARGDILCTNLTLPLLPSRNADETFFGIQWVHP